DNA sequence from the Antarctobacter heliothermus genome:
GTTGATGCCCACAAGGCGGCTGCTTTCGTGGTTGTCCGCCGCCGCCCGCAGCGCAAGCCCAAGTCGGGTGTAGCGAAAGAAGAACCAAACCGCCGTCAGCACCGCCCCGGTGGTCAGCAGCGACCCCAGAGTATGCGCGCGGATCGACAGGTCGTCCATCAGGTTGATGGAGCCGTCGGAAAAGGCGCTGGGGAATGGTTTGACTTCGTAGTTCCAGATCACGCCAGCGAGGCTGTGGATGCTGAGAAACAGCCCCACGAAGACCGCCACGACCACAAGATCATCGGCCTTGGCAAAGGGTCGGACGACGACGCGCTCCAGCACGACGGCGCCGACGAAAGAGACGGCCACCGTCAAAAGGATCGCAGGCCAGATCGGCACCCCCATCTGCACCAGCGTCCAGGCGATGAAGGTGGAAAACACCGCCATTTCGCCCTGCGCGAGGTTCACGTGGCCGGTGGATTTGTAGATCATCACCAGAGCCAAGGCCATGATCGCGTAGATGCCGCCCGAGGACAGGCCGATGATGA
Encoded proteins:
- a CDS encoding branched-chain amino acid ABC transporter permease — translated: MTFFLEQLIIGLSSGGIYAIMALALVMIYKSTGHVNLAQGEMAVFSTFIAWTLVQMGVPIWPAILLTVAVSFVGAVVLERVVVRPFAKADDLVVVAVFVGLFLSIHSLAGVIWNYEVKPFPSAFSDGSINLMDDLSIRAHTLGSLLTTGAVLTAVWFFFRYTRLGLALRAAADNHESSRLVGINVSVMLALGWGLAAGIGAVAGVMIAPVTFLDPGMGLAPLIFALAGALLGGITSPFGAALGGLIVGVLEAMISAYVPYGIEFRELIALMLILSVLLVRPAGLFGEIVTRRV